Genomic DNA from Euzebyales bacterium:
CGACGCGCACGGCGTCGCCGCCCGAGGCTGTTCGTCGACGGCCGAGCCGATCAGGTACAGCGCGACGACCGCGTTCGGATCGGCGCTGAACCGGGCCGGTGGGACGAGTCACTCGTCGGGCGCTGCGTCGACGGTGGGTCACCTCGTCCGGCACCGGACGGACGGTTCCGGTGCCCTCCTGTCGGGCGCCAGGCGCGCGCGACCGTGTCACCGACCCTTACGCCGATCGCGGTGCGGCCGCGGTGTGCTGCACGACGGCGCATGCGCGGTTTCCCGCCAGGTGCCTCGAATGCATTGTGGAACACCGAGATGGTCGGGTTGCCTCCGCGTCGGTTGGACGACGGCTGACAGGTTGGCGCCCGGTGGCAGGTCCAGGGTGCCCTCCACCACGGGCTCGCTGTCCGGTGGGGCGCGGCCTCGCGGACCGCGGGCAGTCCGTTCGGGTCGGTGGATCTGGCAGGCTTCCAGCCCTCCAGGATCTGCTCACCGTCCCGGTCGACGTCGGCGCAACACCCACGGAAGCTGTGGGCCGGTCTCACAAGTCGTCGTGTCGGACCGTGCCGTCGCCGGACCACCGATCAGCACCAGGCACACCAGCGTCGTGGACGTCGCCATCACTTGTCGTATGTGTCCCGTCCCTTTCTGTCAGGCTGGCTGGGAGGTCCGGTCGTGCGCGTCGGTGGCGTCGGTGAACAACGCCAGCACCTGGTCGGCGACCCAGGTGTCGGACAGGCGGCGGTGTGGCTGGAGCCAGCCGGACTCGAACACGATCGACAGCAGCAGCCGGGCGGCGTCGTGCGAGGTCGACAGCCGACGCCTCACGAGGTTGGCGTCGAGGACCGGGTGGGACAGCAGCAGATCGATGAGCGGGAGGACGCGCGTGTCGGCGCTGCGCTCGCGGTAGCGCCTCCGCAGCCGGTCGAGGCGGCGCATCCGTTCTGCGGAGTCGGTCGCGCCACACGCGATGCTGGCGCACAGGAACTCGAGCCACTCGTCGCGTTGCTGCGGATCGCCGAGGTCGGCATCGAGGCAGCACCGGTAGCGGTGCGGATTCGTGAGCAGCGATGGGCTCATCGCCAGTGCGGGGCGGGCGAGGCGGGCGGCGCGCATGACGTCCACGGCGGTCACGGCACGGGCGACCAGGTCGCTGTCGTCACCCGGTCGCGCTGCGAGCACGATGTGCTCGAGGCCGATCTCAACCAGTGGGTTCAGTGCGCGGACCGGGGCGACCGGGCGCTGGGGTCCCTTCCTGGTGCCGTTGGGTGCACGGCCCGTGAGCACCGCGTTGATCTCGATGACGGGTGGCGGGGCGGACGTGCGTCGCGCCGTGTGCTGCCATCCGGTCGACAACGCGGTCGCGGTCCGCAGCACGAGGCCGACGTCGCCGTCCGCCTCATCGAGGGCGAGCCGGGCGACCAGCACGTCGTCGAGGTCGACGCGTTGGCCGCTCAGCGCCACGCTGGCCAGCGCCTCGGTCAGACGGAACATGTCGTCGGGCACGCTGTCGGCCGCCTCGCGGGACGCCAGGGCCAGCCGGCGGAGGCCGAGGTGGGCGTGCGCCAGCGCCTCCCGCGTCGAGGTGCTGAGCTTGGCGATGGGCCGTGTCCGGGATCCGGCCGCGTCCTGGGTGCGCCGTGTCGCTGCGGCCGCGCCCGCGGCCGCTCCGAGATGTCCGGGATCCGCGACGTCCTGTCGCGGGGCGTCGTCTGCCGCCGTGGTGTCGGTACCGGGCCCGGTGTCGAGCAGGTTGGTGCCGGTCGCGTCACCCGTCGGCGCGCCCGGAGGCGGATCCGCGGCGGCAGCGGTCGGCGTGGACAGCTTCGTGCGCCGCCGCCAGGCGCATACGCGGGACCCGGCCTCGCGGGCGAGCAGCCAGAGCAGCGCGAGGATGATCAGTGCGATGCCGACGATGGCGGCTGGGGCGAGGACATCACGCAGCGTGATGCCCTGATAGGTCCGTCCGCCGGCCGGTGCCGGTGGGGCGGCGTCGCCGCCGTCCTGTGGCGCGTCCTGTCCACCCTGGGCGGGATCGACCTCGACGGGCCTGATGCTGTCCGGGTCGAGCGCGACGGTCCGGCTGGGCGCGTCGTCGCCTGCGGCGGGGATCGACAGGGTGAGGGTCTGCGCTTCGGGGCCGGGAACCGTGACCTCGGCACGGTACAGGTTGCGCAGGTCCTGGGACATCTCGTCGGTGGCGGACAGCACGTCGGTGATGTCGTCGACGGTGATGACCGTGCCGGCGGCCTGGGGACCGAGGAGCCCGTCGTCGTCCGCGGCGCCGCCCACGTTCACGACGTAGGTGGTGCGGCTGAGTGGGTGATCGTCGATCGGCTGGAGCCGCTGATCGAGATCACGGCCCATCACGAGGAGCGCCGTCCGGTCCTGCGGGGAGCCGTCGAGGAGGTCCGCGCTCTGGTCGACGGTCTGCTGGATGTCGCCGCCTGTGTCGAAGCGCAGCCCCCGGACCTGTGCGATCGCGGGTCCGGGTACGGGGGCGGGCTCGGTCGCGTTGCCTTCGGCGTCGATGAGGCGCATCGTCGCGCCCTGCGGCAGGTCGAGCGCGAGCTCGACGATCGCGCCCTGCATGTGACGCACGTCGGCCTGCGGCAGGGTCGTGTCCGCGACGACCGCGACCTCGAGGTCGGTGGCGCCCAGCCGCTGCAGGCTCACGGACTGCTCGGTGCCGTCGACGCGGGCGACGACGTCCTGGCCGGTCAGGGTCTGCGTCATCATGCGCGCCGGCGCAACGAACAGCACCTCGGTCGGCTCGCCGTCCCGGACCGCGAGGATCTCCATCTCGTCGAGCGGGTCGACGAGAGGCAGGAGCGGGGCCGCGTCCGCCGGTGCGATGCCGGCGACGACGACCAGCACTGCGGCGGCCACCACGGCACGCAGCACCAGCCCGATCAGATGCCGTCGGTCAACGGTCACACTCGGCCCGCCCTTTCGCAGCTGTCGTCCGCTGCCCGCATGAGGATGTGCGATGTCGACACCAAGCGTGACAGTGCCGGCCCATGTGAAACCCACAATGGTAATGAATTCTGTGGAACACGCGGGATGAACTAGTTCCAACGGCGCCGCAGCGTCATTCGTCAAACACATAGGGTCATGTACCGTCGGTAACGATTGGTGTCCAGTTCACCGTCGTCGAGGGCGCTGAGCACCGCGCATCCCGGCTCGTGGGTGTGGCTGCAGTCCGTGAACCGGCAAAGCGCCGCCAGGTCGGCGATCTCGGGAAAGGTGAGCGCGAGGCCGTGCGCCGGATCCCACAGCCCCAGCGCTCTCACCCCAGGGGTGTCGATCACCGAGCCGCCGCCGACGCGCACGAGCGACCGTCGTGTGGTCGTGTGCCGGCCCCTGGCGTCGCCCGCCCGCACCTCGCCAGTCCGGTGCGTGGCCTCGCCGAGCAGCGCGTTGATCAGTGACGACTTCCCCGCGCCCGAGCGTCCCATGAGCGCCGCGCAGCGTCCGTCGCGCAGGCGCTCGCGGAGCGCGGCGACGCCCGCGCCGTCGACGGTGCTCGTCATGTGCACCTCGACACCCGGCGCCAGCGCCACCACGCCGGCGATCACGCCGTCCACGCCGTCGAGGTCGGCCTTCGCGACGACCACGAGGACGTCCGCGCCGCTGCCATGGCCCACGACCAGCGCCCGGTCGAGCCAGCCGGCCCGCAGGGGCTGGTCGACGGCGTGGACGATCCACACCTGGTCCATGTTCGCGGCGAGCACCTGGGGCCGGGGCGCGTCCTCGGCGGGATCGCGGCGCACCAGCTCCGTCCTGCGCGGTGCCACGGCCAGCACCCGCGGCCGCTCGTCGTCGAACGCGCAGGTCACCCAGTCACCGGTGACCAGCGGCGGCCCGTCGACGGGCGGATCCACCGATACCGGCCCCTGTCGCTCGAGGATGCGCAGGC
This window encodes:
- the rsgA gene encoding ribosome small subunit-dependent GTPase A; this encodes MTPDDHRVALGWDDGWEQAFTRLPGRPARIARVDRGRLRILERQGPVSVDPPVDGPPLVTGDWVTCAFDDERPRVLAVAPRRTELVRRDPAEDAPRPQVLAANMDQVWIVHAVDQPLRAGWLDRALVVGHGSGADVLVVVAKADLDGVDGVIAGVVALAPGVEVHMTSTVDGAGVAALRERLRDGRCAALMGRSGAGKSSLINALLGEATHRTGEVRAGDARGRHTTTRRSLVRVGGGSVIDTPGVRALGLWDPAHGLALTFPEIADLAALCRFTDCSHTHEPGCAVLSALDDGELDTNRYRRYMTLCV